The nucleotide sequence TTTTATAATAAAAAAATTTCAATAATAAAAAAATGAAAAATATTAATTAGAAAATTCAAGATAAATTATATATAACTAAAATTGAATATTTAATAATCTCAGATTTAAGAAGGTGTTCTAATAAATACTAAAAATATTCGATATTTTTACAGGTTTATAGTTCGTGTAGGAAATCATTATCGAATAAAACATAATAATAAAGATTATGGCGAATTCAGTAAATTAAGTGATGCATTATATGAAAGAGATTGTTTAGTTTATTGTAATTTTGATTATGATTTACTTGTAGAATGTGATCTAGAAAATAAGTATGAAAATGAAGAATTACCTCCATTTCCTGAAAGAAGACCTAGAGGAAAAATTAAAAATATCATTGATAAATCTAAGATTGAAGGGAAAATTGAATTTAACCATAAAACAAATAAATTCATAGTAATAAAAGGTGAAGAAAACTTTGGACAATATGATACAATGACTGAAGCTTATTTTGCTAAAAAAACACTTATGGAAAATAATTGGGATAAAAATTCTTTAATAAAATTAGAAAAAATTAAAGAAGAATTAAATAATAAAAAACCAAAATCTAAAAAACTTAAAATACCAAAATATTGTCCAAAATGTGGTAATAAATTAGAGGATAATACAAAATTATGTCCATTTTGTGGTATAAATGTTGATGAGTATAATTAAATAAAAAACAACACTACTAAAACTTTAATAAATTTTAGAAAAATTAGAATCTATTGAAAACTATTATTTACAATAATATAAATAAGAAACTAGAATCTGTTAAACACTATTATCTACAATAATTCAATTACCTCACTGCAAAACTCGAAGACATCAAAAATCTGTTAAACACTATTATCTTCAATAATATATATTATTTATACTTAAAATTTAAATTTAAGAAAATCATTTAAAATGATTCTAATAGTAATAAAATTTATTTTCATTAAATATTTCTAAAGAATATTTTATTTAAAAATCTAATTTTCTAAATATACGGTTATTTTTAAATTAAAAAATTTATTTATTTAATAAATTAAGAATTTTTAAAAAAAACTAATATTAAATTCAATATAGTAAAAATTTAAATAAGTTAAAATTATAACTTAAATAATGTTATAAATATTATAAATATTATAAATACTATTTAAAACTTATTTTTTTAATAAAATATAAAATATTTAAACTTTAAAATTTTTTAATAATGATTAAACGAGGAAAAATAAATGATAATGGATTGTATTAATGGAATAATAGATATTTTACAAAATAATAATGAAACAGTAAAAGTTAGTGAAATTATATCAGAACTATGTTTAATCATTAAAAGTGAAATTAAAAAAATATTTCCTGAAACAAATATTTTAATAATACATGATGAAAAACCAGAAATTGAAATATTCAGCAAAAGAATATTCAATATTAATTTTTATGTTAAAATGAAAATAGATCCTCAATCAAATGGTTTTTTAACATATATTGGTCATGATTGGACTAAATTTAAAGATACAACAAAATTTGTAGGTGATGACATAGTAAGATTACTTGCAGATGATATTGAAGAGGTTCCACATTCTTATACAAAGTTAAGTAATTATTATGGTACATCATGTTGGGATGACATTACTGAAGTATATATAATATCTAAATTCCATAATATTATGAGTAATATTAAAGAAGAAACACTAATTGATGAATTAGATAACTTA is from Methanobrevibacter wolinii SH and encodes:
- a CDS encoding zinc ribbon domain-containing protein; this translates as MTEAYFAKKTLMENNWDKNSLIKLEKIKEELNNKKPKSKKLKIPKYCPKCGNKLEDNTKLCPFCGINVDEYN